The genomic segment CCGAagatatttttctcaaaaaagAATACATAATAGATACTTGAGGAAAAGGGAACCCACAAGAGCCATCTTATTGGCCTGTGACCAAAATAACATGTTAATATCTTTCATGGCCCAACAAGAGTAAAAATATGAAGTTAGCAACGAAATGAATCGTGCATAGTACTCATCAGCACAAATTTGAAGTTTCACTTTTTAATCTTAACAGGAAAAACTCAATACATTCTgtcaaaataaattgataccgtGATTCAAAAACCATTCCTGTGACTGATAACCAAACCACCATTTTCATACCATATCTGTTTTCATCTTCAGGCTAAgattaaaaaattatagaatCCATGAAGTCAAAGTTGACCAGAACCAATAGCTTCATAAAGACATAATATTCCTTTGAAATACGAAATCATGACTCTCATTAACTTGGTAATATCAATAGTTAATAAAAACCCACAAGATGTGTACTTATGCCTGGGCCCTGGGCATAAAGCACACATCTTGGTGTGCCTTAAAAGCCAAAGGAGCTATTAAGGAGAGCCCCAAATGAAAGGATTGTGTACTTCAAATGGAATCCAATACAACAGTCATTTATACTTGTCAGTGCTATAAAGGGTGTCCATAAAGTTATTCAATAGCTTGTAAATGATAAAATATATGTCATCTAACTCAATTTTcttcataaatcaaaatttaaaaatagtatTGTTCAGTGTGCTTCACTTACGTAAGGCGCACAGCACGATGCACTTAATAACTATGGTAATACCGTCATATCAAAAAACTAACACAGAGGACCAAGCAAATAGTATGTATATTAAGCTGAATATATCGTACATATAAAACTTGATAGACCTTGAAACATACTCGGGCAACAATCCAAGATCTCATAGCTCACGCAACCCATTTATATAAGGAATCTAAAATTcacaaacataaataaatttaacaatGCACCTCTAGCACGCCTGCCAATTTCTGAAAATGGAGCGGCGCTTCCCGCCATCCTTTTTCGAACAAAAAGTTCAGGTTAAACCTGCAAAATTATTAGCAAACAGCTAGGAGTTAAATTCCATAACCAGAAACACGCAGCTTCCcaaaacgaaaataaaaacTAGAAAAAGAAGATTCATACAATAAATCATCGGTAATGCAAGTACCACAACGAAGTCAACCACAAAACCAAAGGATAAACATTACGTTGATTTTACCTTGAGATGGAAAACAGAATCCACAAACCACAAGTAACTAACATAAGATTGATATTAGGGGaaaaaaacattgaaaatcGATTAAAAAACGGTTTATATAAGAAATGTTACGCAGAAAATTATCCAACCGCAGATGTAGAAAAGAGAACGTACGGCTGACCGAGACAAGGCCGTTTGAATGAAAAGATGGAGGTTTGGTGGAAGAGACGGAAAGACGAGGGTTTAAACTGTAAGCTCACTAGACCAGAAACGGGCAGACTGATATTATTACCTGTCATTGATGGTGAATGGAACAAATCTGAGAGTCTATTGGGTGGTCACGAATACTGTGTTACGCGCGGGTGAACCCTTGCTTAATGTTGGGCCTTCTTTATATTCTATACCGTGGGCTGTATGTATGACTGGACTGAGACCTGGGCACAAATTCATGGCTAATCGCATTATAATAAACTCACATATATTTGACTAAAATTTTAAAGCTAAAATTAGACATATTTTATTTAGACTATGATTCGAAATTCGAATTTATTTAATACATGAATTGCCaaaatatatgaaataaattaaagagaATTATTATATTCCAATATATCTAGTGCAACGAATTATTATATTCCAATATATCTAGTACAACGACGCACGCgttgcgtgcttgtataatatcttttataattcatttgatttatatttaaatgaggatcaaaataaaattataagaaaaagcgagggactacactgtaattttgatatataaattaaaaataaatttaaaaataaaagaataaaaaaatgacatcaataaGAATTGAACCTAAAACCTAAACTCCAAGACACAATGACTTTATCCGCTGAACTAAATAAACttgcattaaaatttgaacattttattaatatatataattattaaaacataaaaaaatgacCTCAGTGAGAATTGAACCTAAAACCTAAACCTCAAAACACAATAATTTTATCCGCTTAACTAAATATAACTTGCATTCAAATttgaacattttattaatatatataattattaaaacagatcatgacaccaaaattagttattttaaatatctcaaatttaacagaataatatatatatatatgtttgatatatttaatttttttacacaGTATAGAATGATATACGAGTGAAAATCGAACACATGGACAGCGTTCACGAATCACTGCAAAACTAGTGTCAGTGTAAGACAAAGATTTGCCCATACCCTAGGCGTTAAACTTTGTTTACGTTGTCGCTTTTAAATGAGCCATCTGTCCCCAACTAATTAATATAAAAGTTCATTTATGTTCTTTTACACCCACCCCCAACAAAACATAATCAGAGTCCAAATAAATATCCAACACTCctttcaataaataaaaataaattaccaTCTATTGCTTGTGTCTTTAAAATTTATATCCTCATTtggtaatttatttatatatatatatatatatataagaaaatatcttcggaaaacattttttttaaaagaaaatttatttatataattttgatacgATATATCCATACATTTACCTgttagatttatgatttaaatatttttcatggatatgATAATAgcaaaaaatttgtgtgagacggtctttcaggtcgtattttgtgagacaaatctcttatttgagtcatccatgaaaaagtattatttttttatgctaaaagtattacttttaattattgtaaatatcggtaggattgatccgtttatagataaaaatttgtgagaccgtctctcaCTCTCACCTTGGACAAAACCTCGGGCTCTGGATTCCAGTCCAAGGACGAATACATGTTCGGAAAGATCGATACGCAGCTCAAACTTGTGCCCGGAAACTCAGCCGGAACCGTGACTGCTTATTTCGTGAGTATAATCCATCtctctgtttttttttatattattattattatttttgtaagaATATTTAATCGTACGACGTTACGACTTACGAGTAAACTAATATAATGTGTCGTTTGCATCGATCTGTTTGCAGTTGTCTTCACAAGGGGCGACACATGATGAGATAGATTTCGAGTTCTTGGGGAATTTGAGTGGCGACCCTTATATTCTGCACACTAATGTGTACGTCCAGGGTAAAGGCAATAGAGAACAGCAGTTCTATCTTTGGTTCGATCCCACTGCTGATTTTCACACGTattccatcctatggaatccCCAGCGAATCATGCAAGTCATTAattttttcgtattttcatcgcttaacttattttatttttactgATAAGCATTCTTTTCCACGATCTCCAGATTCTCGGTAGATGGCACACCCATCAGAGAATTCAAGAATCAAGAATCGCGAGGAGTCCCCTATCCAAAAAATCAGCCGATGAGGATATACTCGAGCTTGTGGAATGCCGACGATTGGGCGACGAGAGGGGGACTGATCAAAACAGATTGGAGTAAGGCTCCATTCGTTGCTTCATACCGGAATTACAAGGCTGATGCATGTATAAATTCGCCCTCCGGTGCATCGTCCTGCTCTTCTGGTGCCTCCAACGGCAAGAATAACGCATGGTTAAACGAAGAGCTTGATGCCACGAGCCAACAGAGATTGAAATGGGTGCAGAAAAATTTCATGATATATAATTACTGCGCGGATTCAAAGCGATTCCCACAAGGTTTCCCCGCAGAATGCACAATATTAATGTAGATTATACGGTAGAattgttttgtttgtttgttttttttctaCACTCTGTGTATGTAATAAATCAATAAGTTGCTAATAATTAATActcttttattaatttctttacAGAAATAATATTCTACCACACTAACTTTTTAGCATATAATTTACACTATTGATCATTTTACAAATTAACATTACATTCATTTGATTAATATAACcgtatttaattaagaaatttattttttacgctaatatttaatttttgtttgaCACATAGATTTGTTACtgacttttaaaaactatataaaaacatattttaaatgttaaatttaattgaatatctctaaacttttaaattttataaaaaaaaatcattaaatcttTTACGTTAAATACACTTCTCGGAGTCTACAAATTGAGAcgattcaaattttatttggctttGGGATCCCAAGTCCCAAAATATCAAAAAACATCATGTCATAACAAGAGCCCAATTAGGTCTATCTCGAaattgaagaaaacaaaatattaattaCTTGACTTTTGAataagaaaatttataaaataacctcaatcaattatttaattaaaaaaataacattctcatgtatatttaaaatttacatgTGTATATTTGAAATATACATGAGGAGATCGTTTTCTTATAGTTGAtcgatattaaaaaataaaatacatgtggTTTAGTTGGTCATCTATTGCTCATCTCATCTCATCACGTATTCTTCTTACTCTACGTACATATGATAGTATAATGTTAATATCAATATGAAATTTAATTTGATGTAccctaaatttttataaaaatattataaagcaTAAAGGCCTAAAGTATATATTTTTTGGTTTTTGGTTATCACATAACTttttataaacaaaaaatacGCAGATAAGATTACAAAAATACTCCATCAGTATATTATAAAAACTtactttaataaatttttagcTCATTTGTAACAACCATATCTTAATAAAATAgccttttttaatatttatccatattttttttaatttttaaaatagcaTACCATCAGTTGTATAATAATTGAATAATGTTAAGAGTACAATAAATACATGTATAACATATTTACGataattatatcgtgatatttttctatatattgtGAGATGTTGCTATTAGATTTTGTATTGCATTTATTACATGACTTTTGATAAATAgaattttttattgaattttttgtgTTGTAAAAATTGTTATACAAATTTGGTTGTACATGTGACATTAGtcttcttataaaaaaaaataatttttaacaattttaattGTAATATAATTTCTAGACTTTTCACACGAGTGCCAATGGACACTAGTttttataaaaatgaaaaataaaaaattgttatcGACTCCCAAAAAAATGTTGCGATGAACTTCAAATTGTTGGGGAATTGAGACAATTACAAGAAACATCAATTAAAAACACTTTGGCTATACCAATTTATCCATTGTTCATCGAAAAGTTGCAGCTTAATCCAAAAAAACAAGAACTCGACTGCAAGCAAATCAGACTAACATTATTGACCAATCTTTAAATCATTCACCAATGACTTTTATTATATGTTGTGTGTTTCTCTGTATGAATGCACGAGGATGGCTTTATCTCCAGGAAGATTTCTCAACTCGGTTTGTGcaaatttatatcaaacatTTTTCGGAGGAAATATGAAAACAAGAATTCAGATATACATCTGCTAGTAGTAATCAAGAATGACAGCGGGTTTTGAGCGGACCGTCTATTTAAATGACCTACATCCACGAAAATCATCATTGATTTATCAACTTTGAGATACACAACAATATTGTACAAAAGAATTCACTCTGTTTTGCTGTGGTGCCCCAAATCTTGCCATGTAATCATACAATATGTGACGTCATATACATAAAAATTATCTTTtcaacgacgtaataatataatgtatataggacaaaatagtgcaatcatcgCACTATCTACATTAGTGTAGCAGAAAcggtataataaatacacacatataactcaaatacaacaatgagctatactgtctctatctactatcaactacatgACTtctttgactagacacacctagtcatTCACCTCTATCATGTCTCAGCACTAGTCCTGTAacctgtccaacagaaacagTCTCCAAAAGATGAGCATACACAACTCACATCATCgaaatacataacagttattttaacaacaacataaaatataactgaaatcataatagaaataccCCTTTTGCTGTTTCTGGACAATCAAACCATCAACAATATAAACAACATCACTTCCATGCTGCaacaacaacatcaacgatacgtcgcacccttACTCcgacgacagcaatatcgtcgatcAAACAACATCAATAATACGTCGCACCCCTGCTCTGGCAACAAAAATATTGTCGATcaaacaacatcgacgatacgtcgcaccctgCTCCGGCGACATCAATATTGTCGATCGAACAACATACATAATAAGTATCTCAATAAACGACAGCCAACAACATCAAGAATAATAAACAACAAtagatataatatcaaatcactaATTTTCGGCGATTTATCATCGCTCAACACAATTATATTTATCAATACttaacaataacaacatatgttCGTATATCAACACGTACCTAATGATCgggtatatatataaaatctggctACTTCTTTGGTCCTGAGGATTTTTacgtatctaaataattcaacaataattatcagatcattgttaccgtatcaacacaatcataacaACCTCAATATACAACATTAAATATCCCAACAacaattatttaacaaaatataaaactcgattacaCATTTCATCGTTCAACAATTAATATTTTGGtatatttaattcacaatactaacATCAAATACACCATGatcaattaacttcaaataagatgctattttacaacatctgTTAAAATACGAAAACTTTAAATCAACATGTAGcatatacttcgtagactcagaatatataatcagaattaataacaactgaaaaACACATCTCCAGTTTCAATTCAACGATTAAAAtatctaattataataaattgggaataattcaaaataacacatGTATAATATTCacttcttcgttaaaatcatacattattcaataatcttcaatttctgtatgatttaaccatttatcatatttattccaaaaattgacgaatttcaaatatcataaaaaattataaaatttatgcctcaaatcgaagatatcgtGTCAAAGATTCCAGAATtaaagtcggttcgtcgattgaaTAAACTGATAAGTcgcaagatcgaaaagaaaattcaaaactGTATTATTTCTTTTCTCTCATCTCTGCCACACCTCTCTGTTCAAATGTCTTGTGTTGTTGTGAAATTTATACAGCCTTTTTAttaaacattatattatattatataataaaatagcataatataatataatatatttaacatttttaacaACGATATATCCGTTTGGACCAgccaaacgatcaaattttccaaaactcagaATACAACACTTCTATatttttgagttttctacgtcaTCTCCAAATCAAATCATTTGAACTTCTTATGTTcaagatatgtcatatttcattctttgaAATTCGTTAATTATTTTGTAATatcacattactaaatcaacatattgtgatatttacttcaggcattacgCTTGCATTCTCTCAATTTCAAGAATAATAGCTCTCTTGAATCTCTGTGACATTGCTTTCAATCTCTCAGTCTCCCGTAGTAAGCAAATTCTTGTGTATGTGTCTATCTATCAGTTACATCTTTCATGTCactattttatttgttttttgtgAGACTTCTCAcagatttttatttgtgagacaggtcaactctgtctatatttacaataaaaaaataatattttttcatggatgacccaaataaaagactcgtctcacaaaattgaccaaGAAGACCATCTGacaagagtttttgtgtttAACTTTGGTTAATTATCAGAGTTACTCTGATGCCCGTGTAATCAATTGTGATGTGGATTGGGTTTGTTCAACTGTTGATACGACCAACATAATTGATTCTTGATCGTCTTAACTCAAGCTGACAAAAGTTGGCTCTAGTTAGATTTAGTGACGCATAGGTTTGCATATGTGTATTGTtagaatatattattattaaatctcaATGGTAGATTGTTCATTTTAATCTTTTTGTGTTTACCCTAGCTATATATACTTAATTCTTTGTATTTTTTATCAGTCAGTTCACAATACTGCGACTTGAGTTTTCACCCACTCTCTGTTTCTTCATAGTATCAGAGCCTCTATCTCATTGATTTGTCAATTGTAGAGAAAAACTGTTAATCTCATCCACATATTTCGAGGATCGAACTATCTCATGGATCTGTATTCGTACAATTTCTGTGATCAGAGCATGACCATACATTTTTTCAAAGCCTCTATCTCATGGATATGTGTTCATACAACTTTTCATTCGTATAGTTTCTCTTTGGTAATCACGTACTATTTCTTCGCTGCATTGTGTTTTGTTTTATTCGTTCGATTTTGTTTGGTTTTGCCATCATGGATACTCGTAAAGACGATTCTATTCAGTCGATTAGTGTTCAATTGGATGGAAAAAATTATTCGTATTGGGGTCATGTTATGAAGAATTTCTTGCGGGGAAAATCGATGTGGGGCTATGTCACAGGTGTGTGAGACAAGCCTATAGACCAGACGAACCCTGATTATGCTGCAACATTGGATGTTTGGGAGGCAGATAATTCGAAGATTATTATGTGAATTAATAATTCTGTTGCGCACTCAATAGGTGCTCAATTGGCAAAATATGAGACCGATAAGGAGGTTTGGGATCATCTGGCACACTTGTATACACAATCTAATTTTGCCAAACAATATCGATTGGAGACAGATATTTGTGCCCTTCAGCAGAAATATATGAGCATCCAAGATTTTTATTCTACCATGTCGACATTCTGGGATCAATTGGCATTAACAGAATCTGCAGAATTGTGAGCATTCACATCTTATATTGCTCGGAGAGAAGAAGCTTGGTACAATTTTTGATGGCACTTCGGAATGATTTTGAGGGTCTGTGTGGGACGATTCTTCATCGCAACCATCTTCCTTCTGTTGACTCGGTTGTAAGCGAATTGTTAGCTGAAGAGATTCGTCTTAAGTCTCACGTTGATAAAGGGACAATCTCAATTACACCACCATCTGTCTTTACAGCTCCTCAACGACCTCAAGCTAATCACCAAAACAGGTCAAGGACGAAGGTTTTTCAAGATGAGCATGCTTTTGTAAAGAAAAGGGTCACTAGAAAGCTCAATGCCCACTATTGTTCAGTATAGGAAAAGCCTAGCCGCAACAGCAACAACAATAACCACAGAACACTCCATGGAAACCACAGCAGCAACATCAGCCATCTCATAACACTCCATGGAAACCTGATAATCCATCAAACCAGTGGACATATCGACCACTTTAGTCTAGCAATGCAATGGCTGCACCGTCTTTGGATCCATATTTGTTTGAGCAGTTTCAACAGTTCCTCGCTTCACAGCCTCATGCTATGTCAGCTTCTTCACATATATGTTTGTCATCCTCTGCCACTTCA from the Primulina tabacum isolate GXHZ01 chromosome 16, ASM2559414v2, whole genome shotgun sequence genome contains:
- the LOC142528752 gene encoding putative xyloglucan endotransglucosylase/hydrolase protein 23; its protein translation is MFGKIDTQLKLVPGNSAGTVTAYFLSSQGATHDEIDFEFLGNLSGDPYILHTNVYVQGKGNREQQFYLWFDPTADFHTYSILWNPQRIIFSVDGTPIREFKNQESRGVPYPKNQPMRIYSSLWNADDWATRGGLIKTDWSKAPFVASYRNYKADACINSPSGASSCSSGASNGKNNAWLNEELDATSQQRLKWVQKNFMIYNYCADSKRFPQGFPAECTILM